Proteins co-encoded in one Egicoccus sp. AB-alg6-2 genomic window:
- a CDS encoding rod shape-determining protein: MGNTFQFLGRDMAVDLGTANTLVYVRGRGIVLNEPSVVAINTKNGAILAVGAEAKRMIGRTPGHIMAIRPLKDGVIADFDVTEKMLRYFIQAVHKRRFLAKPRVVVCVPSGITGVEQRAVEEATIQAGARAAYIIEEPMAAAIGSGLPVHEPAGNMVVDIGGGTTEVAVISLGGIVTSQSIRIGGDELDDAIISYVKKEYSLMLGERTAEEIKMAIGSAFPLADEPHAEIRGRDLVSGLPKTIIVSADEIRKAIEEPVNAVIDAVKNTLDKTPPELAADIMDKGIVLTGGGGLLRGLDERLKHETGMPIHITENPLSSVAIGSGKCLEEFEALKKVLISSSRH, encoded by the coding sequence ATCGGCAACACCTTCCAGTTCCTCGGCCGTGACATGGCCGTGGACCTCGGTACCGCCAACACGCTCGTGTACGTGCGTGGCCGGGGCATCGTCCTCAACGAGCCCTCGGTCGTGGCCATCAACACCAAGAACGGCGCCATCCTCGCCGTCGGCGCCGAGGCCAAGCGGATGATCGGCCGCACGCCCGGCCACATCATGGCGATCCGGCCGCTCAAGGACGGCGTCATCGCCGACTTCGACGTCACCGAGAAGATGCTGCGCTACTTCATCCAGGCGGTGCACAAGCGCCGGTTCCTGGCCAAGCCGCGCGTCGTGGTGTGTGTGCCCTCCGGGATCACCGGCGTCGAGCAGCGTGCGGTCGAGGAAGCCACCATTCAGGCCGGCGCCCGCGCCGCCTACATCATCGAGGAGCCCATGGCCGCCGCCATCGGCTCGGGCCTGCCGGTGCACGAACCGGCCGGCAACATGGTGGTCGACATCGGTGGTGGGACCACCGAGGTCGCCGTGATCTCGCTGGGCGGCATCGTCACCAGCCAGTCGATCCGCATCGGCGGCGACGAACTCGACGACGCGATCATCTCCTACGTCAAGAAGGAGTACTCGCTGATGCTCGGCGAGCGCACCGCCGAGGAGATCAAGATGGCGATCGGCTCGGCGTTCCCGCTCGCCGACGAGCCGCACGCCGAGATCCGCGGTCGCGACCTGGTCTCGGGGCTCCCCAAGACGATCATCGTCAGCGCCGACGAGATCCGGAAGGCGATCGAGGAACCGGTCAACGCCGTCATCGACGCGGTCAAGAACACCCTCGACAAGACGCCGCCGGAACTCGCGGCCGACATCATGGACAAGGGCATCGTGCTCACCGGTGGCGGCGGTCTGCTGCGCGGGCTCGACGAGCGGCTCAAGCACGAGACCGGGATGCCGATCCACATCACCGAGAACCCGCTGTCCTCGGTGGCCATCGGGTCGGGCAAGTGCCTCGAGGAGTTCGAAGCCTTGAAGAAGGTCCTGATCTCCTCGTCGCGCCACTAG
- the mreC gene encoding rod shape-determining protein MreC, whose translation MFQRRRARLLLVVLVLLSLVLVTVDFRSGDDGPLEGLRGGLTALFRPVQDGLVTLVRPIGDAAGGVGELFRARSENEQLRREVEALRERRRSVADIQRENDDLRELLGMRDHTGVEAVAARVVALGPTGFEWTVVIDVGRADGIERDMPVINGDGLVGRVIQVEERASRVLLAIDPNFGAPARHAANGETGTVIGRGGEPMLFQPFDPEATLEVGDEIVTSAYQSGAFPGGIPIGSVSAIGEVSAGLVLDVQVRPFVDFTRIHHVLVVTSEPVADLPPFDEAPDPVFTPPPGPATADGREDEDAAADDEDGEGEGGDGDGNAGEDGT comes from the coding sequence GTGTTCCAACGTCGACGTGCACGTCTGCTGCTCGTCGTCCTGGTCCTGCTGTCGCTGGTGCTGGTCACCGTCGACTTCCGGTCCGGCGACGACGGGCCGCTCGAAGGGCTGCGGGGCGGCCTGACCGCCCTGTTCCGGCCCGTCCAGGACGGTCTGGTCACGCTGGTCCGCCCGATCGGTGACGCCGCCGGCGGCGTCGGTGAACTCTTCCGCGCCCGCTCGGAGAACGAGCAGTTGCGCCGTGAGGTCGAGGCGCTGCGCGAGCGCCGGCGGTCGGTCGCCGACATCCAGCGCGAGAACGACGACCTGCGCGAACTGCTCGGGATGCGCGACCACACCGGCGTGGAGGCGGTCGCCGCCCGGGTCGTCGCCCTCGGTCCCACCGGCTTCGAGTGGACCGTGGTCATCGACGTCGGTCGCGCCGACGGCATCGAGCGCGACATGCCCGTCATCAATGGCGACGGGTTGGTCGGTCGCGTCATCCAGGTCGAGGAGCGCGCCTCACGCGTGCTGCTGGCCATCGACCCCAACTTCGGAGCGCCGGCGCGCCACGCCGCCAACGGCGAGACCGGCACCGTCATCGGGCGCGGTGGTGAACCGATGCTGTTCCAGCCGTTCGACCCCGAGGCCACCCTCGAGGTGGGCGACGAGATCGTCACGTCCGCCTACCAGTCGGGCGCTTTTCCCGGCGGCATCCCGATCGGGTCCGTCTCCGCCATCGGCGAGGTCTCGGCCGGGTTGGTGCTCGACGTGCAGGTGCGCCCGTTCGTGGACTTCACCCGGATCCACCACGTACTGGTGGTGACCAGCGAACCGGTGGCGGACCTGCCGCCGTTCGACGAGGCGCCCGACCCGGTGTTCACCCCGCCGCCGGGACCCGCCACGGCGGACGGGCGCGAGGACGAGGACGCCGCGGCCGACGATGAGGACGGCGAGGGTGAGGGTGGCGACGGTGACGGGAACGCCGGCGAGGACGGAACGTGA
- the mreD gene encoding rod shape-determining protein MreD encodes MILRVLVVALLLVTAALLQTALFPFVSLGGFRPDLLLLVTLAIGLRDGPLAGLRVGFSAGLLVDLLVSQSPVGLAALVYTAIGFTVGLARPYVAPESVTAPVILAFLTGLLGTASYGVLALLLGEDRITPLLLLQGSFAVALYNTLLAPIVLAAVRVLSSRFPLSGPGLVD; translated from the coding sequence GTGATCCTGCGCGTGCTCGTCGTCGCGCTGCTGCTGGTGACCGCCGCGCTGCTGCAGACCGCGCTGTTCCCGTTCGTCAGCCTCGGTGGGTTCCGTCCGGACCTGCTGCTGCTGGTGACGCTGGCCATCGGCCTGCGCGACGGGCCCCTCGCCGGGCTGCGGGTCGGCTTCTCGGCCGGCCTGCTGGTCGACCTGCTCGTGTCCCAGTCGCCGGTCGGTCTGGCCGCGCTGGTCTACACCGCCATCGGGTTCACGGTCGGGCTCGCCCGCCCCTACGTCGCGCCGGAATCCGTCACCGCCCCCGTGATCCTGGCCTTCCTGACCGGCCTGCTGGGCACGGCCTCCTACGGCGTGCTCGCTCTGCTGCTCGGCGAGGACCGCATCACCCCGCTGTTGCTGCTGCAGGGCTCCTTCGCCGTCGCGCTCTACAACACCCTGCTGGCGCCGATCGTGCTGGCGGCCGTCCGCGTCCTCTCCAGTCGGTTCCCGCTGTCGGGGCCGGGTCTGGTGGATTGA
- the mrdA gene encoding penicillin-binding protein 2 codes for MANSDSSSALRLTFLTVLVIALFLALFSRLWFLQVLAGDRFAELADTNRLRTVYVDAPRGRMLDREGDELVKNRPSLTISADRQLLLDGAGEPADETAEKVLERLSQLLQLDREAVVERMTSQHYSPLGHIPIAFDVTQEVVYAVRSQQELFPGVIAEVLPVRTYPHGELAAHLVGYLNQISREQLADPAFAEYRGGEQVGRTGLEAVYEADLRGRPGRRTLEVTARNTVIDVVAETEARSGNDLVTSLDLDLQQAVETLLADGIVASRDEIHTASGRNLPSPAGSAVVLDPRDGRVLAMASYPTFDPSEFVGGLSSEYARYLFPDLAAGDEDTHAPMLNRNIQGEYPPGSVFKTVTGAAFMEAGLTGPETTVPCPGSYEVGGITFRNWNNVDEGPMALAQALRRSCDTYFYDLAYRQWQREQSQTEPNEILPEVAERFGFGRRLGIDLPSELTGYVPSRALKQQRWLERRDLWCAQAEESEPGSYRRAVLEDNCVSGGAWRGGDAVNSSIGQGEILTTPLQVAAHYAAIANGGTIHQPLLGMRIVGADGEVVREIVPEVVSELGLDDAELAAIRRGLEEVVMHERGTAYGAFQRGTPFPLDEIPIAGKTGTAELKPKVPYAWFAAYAPANDPQYVVVVNVEEGGGGSQTAAPIARNIFEHIFGIVDAEDNQFDSGDPIYD; via the coding sequence ATGGCGAACTCCGATTCCTCGTCCGCCCTGCGCTTGACGTTCCTCACGGTCCTCGTGATCGCCCTGTTCCTGGCGTTGTTCTCGCGGCTGTGGTTTCTGCAGGTGCTCGCCGGTGACCGCTTCGCCGAGCTGGCCGACACCAACCGGCTCCGGACGGTCTACGTCGACGCGCCGCGGGGGCGGATGCTCGACCGCGAGGGGGACGAGCTGGTCAAGAACCGGCCATCGTTGACCATCAGCGCCGACCGCCAGCTGCTGCTCGACGGGGCCGGCGAACCGGCCGACGAGACCGCCGAGAAGGTGCTCGAGCGCCTCTCGCAGCTGTTGCAGCTCGACCGCGAGGCCGTCGTCGAGCGGATGACCAGCCAGCACTACAGCCCCCTCGGGCACATCCCGATCGCCTTCGACGTGACCCAGGAGGTGGTGTACGCCGTCCGCAGCCAGCAGGAGTTGTTCCCGGGCGTGATCGCCGAGGTGCTGCCGGTCCGCACGTATCCGCACGGCGAGCTCGCCGCCCACCTCGTCGGCTACCTCAACCAGATCAGCCGGGAGCAGCTCGCCGACCCCGCCTTCGCGGAGTACCGCGGCGGTGAGCAGGTGGGCCGAACGGGGCTCGAGGCGGTCTACGAGGCCGACCTGCGGGGGCGTCCGGGCCGGCGCACCCTCGAGGTCACGGCCCGCAACACCGTCATCGACGTCGTGGCCGAGACCGAGGCCAGGTCCGGCAACGACCTGGTCACCTCGCTCGACCTCGACCTGCAGCAGGCGGTCGAGACCCTGCTCGCCGACGGGATCGTGGCCAGCCGCGACGAGATCCACACCGCCAGCGGCCGCAACCTGCCCTCGCCCGCCGGTTCGGCGGTGGTGCTCGACCCGCGCGACGGGCGGGTGCTCGCCATGGCGTCGTATCCGACCTTCGATCCGAGCGAGTTCGTCGGTGGGCTGTCCAGCGAGTACGCGCGCTACCTGTTCCCCGACCTCGCCGCCGGGGACGAGGACACCCACGCGCCCATGCTCAACCGCAACATCCAGGGCGAGTACCCACCCGGGTCGGTGTTCAAGACGGTCACCGGCGCCGCGTTCATGGAGGCGGGCCTGACCGGGCCCGAGACGACGGTGCCGTGTCCGGGCTCCTACGAGGTGGGCGGGATCACCTTCCGCAACTGGAACAACGTCGACGAGGGGCCGATGGCCCTGGCGCAGGCGCTCCGGCGCTCCTGCGACACCTACTTCTACGATCTCGCCTATCGCCAGTGGCAGCGTGAGCAGAGCCAGACCGAACCCAACGAGATCCTGCCCGAGGTCGCCGAGCGGTTCGGTTTCGGCCGGCGCCTCGGCATCGACCTGCCCTCGGAGCTGACCGGCTACGTGCCAAGCCGTGCCCTGAAGCAGCAGCGCTGGCTCGAGCGCCGCGACCTGTGGTGCGCGCAGGCCGAGGAGTCCGAGCCCGGCTCGTACCGTCGCGCGGTGCTCGAGGACAACTGCGTCTCCGGCGGTGCCTGGCGCGGCGGGGACGCGGTCAACAGCTCGATCGGACAGGGCGAGATCCTGACCACCCCCCTGCAGGTCGCGGCGCACTACGCCGCGATCGCCAACGGCGGGACGATCCACCAACCGCTGCTCGGGATGCGGATCGTCGGGGCGGACGGCGAGGTGGTCCGTGAGATCGTCCCGGAGGTCGTGAGCGAGCTCGGCCTCGACGACGCCGAACTCGCCGCCATCCGGCGCGGCCTCGAGGAGGTCGTCATGCACGAGCGCGGCACCGCGTACGGCGCGTTCCAGCGTGGCACCCCGTTCCCGCTCGACGAGATCCCGATCGCCGGCAAGACGGGGACCGCCGAACTCAAGCCCAAGGTGCCCTACGCGTGGTTCGCCGCGTACGCCCCGGCGAACGACCCGCAGTACGTGGTCGTCGTCAACGTCGAGGAAGGTGGTGGCGGCTCGCAGACCGCGGCTCCGATCGCACGCAACATCTTCGAGCACATCTTCGGCATCGTCGACGCCGAGGACAACCAGTTCGACTCGGGCGACCCCATCTACGACTGA
- the rodA gene encoding rod shape-determining protein RodA translates to MTVEAGFGQDRAEKMMRERVQARWQDAYAPVKHLDPILVLTALGLSAIGLVMIYSAKLAALNQQGLPTTWYVSRQLMALVIGIVVLVGAAVIDYRHLRSYAVVLYAASLGFLVLVLTGLGTARGGSQRWIVLGGFQLQPSEIAKVAVLITVAAWIHERKGEPWLPTVAVSLVLTLIPMGLVFLQPDLGTSLVFIWMLAVLFLVGRVPTRYLAGLGVAGIAAAVFAITQDLLDQYQLNRLTAFARAGDPSLDRNLRFQTEQSEIAIGSGQVFGKGLFQGTQTSLAFVPENHTDFIFTVVGEEFGFFGASIVLALFLVLIWRGLRIAMLSKDLFGTLLASGVVAMLALQVFINVGMNVGIMPVTGLPLPFISYGGTSLIVWFGLVGLLLNVHMRRF, encoded by the coding sequence GTGACCGTGGAAGCAGGATTCGGGCAGGACCGCGCCGAGAAGATGATGCGCGAGCGCGTGCAGGCTCGCTGGCAGGACGCCTATGCGCCGGTCAAGCACCTCGACCCCATCCTGGTGCTCACGGCCCTCGGGCTCAGCGCCATCGGGCTCGTGATGATCTACAGCGCCAAGCTCGCGGCGCTCAACCAACAGGGCCTGCCGACGACCTGGTACGTCAGCCGCCAACTGATGGCGCTGGTGATCGGCATCGTCGTGCTGGTCGGTGCGGCGGTCATCGACTACCGCCACCTGCGCAGTTACGCGGTCGTGCTGTACGCCGCCTCGCTGGGCTTCCTGGTCCTGGTCCTGACCGGGCTCGGGACCGCGCGGGGCGGGTCGCAGCGCTGGATCGTGCTGGGCGGCTTCCAACTGCAGCCCTCGGAGATCGCGAAGGTCGCCGTGTTGATCACGGTGGCCGCCTGGATCCACGAGCGTAAGGGAGAGCCCTGGCTGCCCACGGTGGCGGTCTCGCTGGTGCTGACCCTGATCCCGATGGGGCTGGTCTTCCTCCAGCCCGACCTCGGCACCTCGCTGGTGTTCATCTGGATGCTCGCGGTGCTGTTCCTGGTCGGGCGGGTCCCGACGCGTTACCTCGCGGGACTGGGGGTGGCGGGGATCGCCGCCGCCGTGTTCGCCATCACCCAGGACCTGCTCGACCAGTACCAGCTCAACCGGTTGACCGCCTTCGCCCGGGCCGGTGACCCGAGCCTCGATCGGAACCTGCGCTTCCAGACCGAGCAGTCCGAGATCGCGATCGGTTCCGGGCAGGTGTTCGGCAAGGGCCTGTTCCAGGGCACCCAGACGTCGCTGGCCTTCGTCCCGGAGAACCACACGGACTTCATCTTCACGGTCGTGGGCGAGGAGTTCGGGTTCTTCGGCGCCAGCATCGTGCTCGCCCTGTTCCTGGTCCTCATCTGGCGCGGGTTGCGGATCGCGATGCTGTCCAAGGACCTGTTCGGCACGCTGCTCGCCTCCGGGGTCGTGGCGATGCTCGCACTGCAGGTCTTCATCAACGTCGGCATGAACGTCGGCATCATGCCGGTCACCGGGCTCCCGCTGCCCTTCATCAGCTACGGCGGCACGTCGCTGATCGTGTGGTTCGGCCTGGTCGGGTTGCTGCTCAACGTCCACATGCGTCGGTTCTGA
- a CDS encoding sugar MFS transporter, with translation MTDSRTVTEPTAFRLPRAALLGGFLGFFVSGGVAALYGPSAPAFRRLFEVSEFTSGLPASVHPLAALVGVLGWAAATRRGVSARLLAAGAGVLAIGAVALAAAPSMALVLATAVLVGVGFGVLSNGMNSVYPRDTGPRTPTVVVCMHGVFGVGAVTLPLVLSLVGHRVAFLVVGMLALLAIVPMAATATPPAAAIDLRGSPTPRRHVLAFSLVFGTYVAVEAATATWLATYVEFRGWDQGAAARWTSGFWLAITGGRFLFALVLHRIRPGRLVQIVLPLAAVALGLASVPRLAPYALVAAGLFFAPVFPTAMVWLPRALPDAQGATTAAILAAIIGASLSPFLVGLVGSLIGLAAIPVALALLALLAAVVARTVGTRLGHG, from the coding sequence GTGACCGACAGCCGGACCGTCACGGAACCGACCGCGTTCCGGTTGCCCCGCGCCGCGCTGCTCGGCGGCTTCCTCGGCTTCTTCGTCTCCGGCGGCGTCGCCGCCCTCTACGGTCCGTCCGCGCCGGCGTTCCGGCGCCTGTTCGAGGTCAGCGAGTTCACCTCGGGGCTGCCGGCGTCCGTCCATCCGCTCGCCGCGCTCGTCGGCGTCCTCGGGTGGGCCGCCGCGACGCGACGTGGTGTCTCGGCGCGCCTGCTGGCCGCGGGCGCGGGCGTGCTCGCGATCGGCGCCGTCGCGCTCGCCGCGGCACCGTCGATGGCGCTCGTGCTCGCCACCGCGGTACTGGTCGGGGTCGGCTTCGGGGTGCTCTCCAACGGGATGAACTCGGTCTATCCGCGCGACACGGGGCCGCGCACGCCGACCGTCGTGGTGTGCATGCACGGCGTGTTCGGCGTCGGGGCGGTGACCCTTCCCCTGGTGCTGTCGCTGGTGGGTCACCGCGTCGCCTTCCTCGTCGTCGGAATGCTCGCCCTGCTCGCGATCGTGCCGATGGCGGCGACCGCCACCCCGCCGGCGGCAGCGATCGACCTGCGGGGGTCGCCGACCCCACGGCGTCACGTCCTGGCGTTCTCGCTCGTGTTCGGCACCTATGTCGCGGTCGAGGCCGCGACGGCGACCTGGCTCGCGACCTACGTCGAGTTCCGCGGCTGGGACCAGGGCGCGGCCGCCAGGTGGACGTCGGGCTTCTGGCTCGCCATCACGGGCGGACGGTTCCTGTTCGCGCTCGTGCTCCACCGCATCCGTCCGGGGCGACTGGTGCAGATCGTGCTGCCCCTGGCCGCCGTGGCGCTCGGCCTGGCGAGCGTGCCGAGGCTGGCGCCCTACGCGCTGGTCGCGGCCGGGTTGTTCTTCGCCCCGGTCTTCCCGACGGCCATGGTGTGGCTGCCGCGGGCCCTGCCGGATGCCCAGGGCGCGACCACCGCCGCGATCCTGGCGGCCATCATCGGCGCGTCGTTGTCGCCGTTCCTCGTCGGCTTGGTGGGCTCGCTCATCGGGCTGGCCGCCATCCCGGTCGCGCTCGCCCTGCTGGCACTGCTCGCCGCGGTCGTGGCCCGCACCGTCGGCACGAGGTTGGGGCACGGCTGA